One segment of Streptomyces sp. NBC_01463 DNA contains the following:
- a CDS encoding VWA domain-containing protein has translation MVLGADSEQGTGCTLTGRDAAMDGALTALYEGGGRPGGRGGAGRTAGLGASAPSVARWLGDIRTYFPTSVVQVMQRDAIDRLGLSALLLEPEMLEAVEADVHLVGTLLSLNKVMPETTKETARAVVRKVVEKLERQLATRTRATLTGALDRSAKVSRPRHHDIDWDRTIRANLKNYLTLPGEDGAGTIVPERLIGYGRAARSVKKDVILCIDQSGSMAASVVYASVFGAVLASMRTLRTRLVVFDTAVVDLTDQLDDPVDVLFGTQLGGGTDINRALAYCQSRITRPAETVVVLISDLYEGGIRNEMLKRVAAMKASGVQFVTLLALSDEGAPAYDRDHAAALSALGAPAFACTPDLFPDVMAAAIEKRPLPIPDKETHQ, from the coding sequence ATGGTGCTGGGCGCGGACAGCGAGCAGGGCACCGGATGCACCCTCACCGGCCGGGACGCCGCGATGGACGGCGCACTGACCGCGCTATACGAGGGCGGGGGCCGGCCCGGCGGCCGGGGTGGCGCGGGACGTACGGCCGGACTCGGGGCCTCCGCCCCGTCCGTGGCCCGCTGGCTCGGTGACATCCGGACGTACTTCCCCACGTCCGTCGTCCAGGTCATGCAGCGTGACGCCATCGACCGCCTCGGCCTCTCCGCGCTCCTGCTCGAACCGGAGATGCTGGAGGCCGTCGAGGCGGACGTCCATCTCGTCGGCACCCTGCTCTCGCTCAACAAGGTGATGCCCGAGACGACGAAGGAGACCGCACGGGCCGTTGTCCGCAAGGTCGTCGAGAAACTGGAGCGGCAGCTCGCCACCCGCACCCGGGCCACGCTCACGGGTGCGCTGGACCGTTCGGCGAAGGTCAGCCGGCCGCGCCACCACGACATCGACTGGGACCGCACGATCCGGGCCAACCTCAAGAACTACCTGACCCTCCCCGGCGAGGACGGGGCCGGCACGATCGTCCCCGAGCGGCTCATCGGCTACGGGCGGGCCGCGCGGTCCGTGAAGAAGGACGTCATCCTCTGCATCGACCAGTCGGGCTCGATGGCGGCGTCCGTCGTGTACGCCTCGGTCTTCGGCGCCGTGCTGGCCTCCATGCGCACGTTGCGCACCAGACTCGTCGTCTTCGACACGGCGGTGGTCGACCTCACCGACCAGCTGGACGATCCCGTCGACGTGCTCTTCGGGACCCAGCTCGGCGGCGGCACCGACATCAACAGGGCGCTCGCCTACTGCCAGTCCAGGATCACCCGTCCCGCCGAGACCGTCGTCGTCCTCATCAGCGACCTGTACGAGGGGGGTATCCGCAACGAGATGCTGAAGCGGGTCGCCGCGATGAAGGCGTCCGGCGTGCAGTTCGTGACCCTGCTCGCCCTCTCGGACGAGGGCGCGCCCGCCTACGACCGCGACCACGCAGCGGCACTCTCCGCCCTGGGGGCTCCGGCCTTCGCCTGCACACCGGACCTCTTCCCGGACGTGATGGCGGCCGCGATCGAGAAACGACCCCTGCCCATACCGGACAAGGAGACCCATCAGTAA